The proteins below are encoded in one region of Flavobacterium sp. IMCC34852:
- a CDS encoding alpha/beta fold hydrolase, which produces MTATKHITYKNTKISFTDEGKGTAVVLLHGFLENKTMWNAFVPELTKKHRVITVDLLGHGDTECLGYVHVMEDQADMLFALFLHLKIRKVVLVGHSMGGYVALAFAELYPDHMKGLFLLNSTSRADSDERKTNRDRAVVCVKQNYGAFVSMSIANLFAEDNRERLANEIEKVKEQALKTPLQGIVAALEGMKIRKDREVILHFAPYPMQLVLGQKDGVLNYEDCLEQIEGTKVELTTFPDGHMSHIENEKELLKVLLNFLKKV; this is translated from the coding sequence GTGACTGCGACTAAACACATTACTTACAAAAACACTAAAATCTCTTTTACTGATGAAGGTAAAGGAACAGCAGTGGTGTTATTGCATGGCTTTCTTGAAAACAAAACCATGTGGAACGCTTTTGTGCCGGAATTGACCAAGAAGCACCGCGTCATTACGGTCGATTTACTCGGTCATGGCGATACAGAATGTCTCGGTTATGTGCACGTGATGGAAGACCAAGCCGATATGTTGTTCGCACTATTCTTGCATTTAAAAATTCGGAAAGTAGTGCTCGTTGGACATTCTATGGGCGGTTATGTGGCTTTGGCTTTCGCTGAATTGTATCCCGATCACATGAAAGGCTTGTTCTTATTGAATTCCACTTCTCGAGCGGACAGTGACGAGCGTAAAACCAATCGCGACCGAGCGGTAGTTTGTGTCAAACAAAATTATGGTGCTTTTGTCAGTATGTCCATCGCCAATTTATTTGCCGAAGACAACCGCGAACGCTTAGCCAATGAAATTGAAAAGGTAAAAGAACAAGCGCTAAAAACACCATTGCAAGGTATTGTAGCTGCTTTAGAAGGCATGAAAATCCGCAAAGACCGCGAAGTCATTCTGCATTTTGCGCCTTATCCGATGCAGTTGGTTTTGGGTCAAAAAGACGGCGTATTAAATTACGAAGACTGTCTCGAACAAATTGAAGGCACGAAAGTCGAACTCACCACTTTCCCCGACGGACACATGAGCCACATCGAAAACGAAAAGGAATTGCTGAAAGTGTTGTTGAATTTCTTGAAGAAGGTTTAG
- a CDS encoding AbiH family protein, whose protein sequence is MPKILITGNGFDLYHGLPTKYGHFMTIMETIENISIEKDLNFDELFGEEFKRQFIDDYQILKKHYKTDNLLFTIKDIGNIKSVLSNDWYKLFKKINTLDTWIDFEQETADVLEQISLIFELSEHSQHKSSFSLRDTDVYERFETFNFWTFNSYYIRLNSDFFDHRKNRIKEKKILELMFNSFSEFTSIFNKYLSIIVSKFYENYCGEIYFPKDSIDKIFSFNYTPSMELLYKKEGVIYIHGKISLKEDDQNIILGVDELPEKLKENRMFDFLKNYQKIIKKSNVEIIHISNCNYDIENIFFFFGHSLDASDREYIQSLFDFLEKDPNNRSRIIIFYKDLKDHKRKLANLFSYMEKNKIVRLEMEKRIEFIQINKENLMLYFLITPWEKEFTF, encoded by the coding sequence ATGCCAAAAATACTAATTACTGGTAATGGTTTTGATTTATACCATGGATTACCAACCAAGTATGGTCATTTTATGACTATCATGGAAACAATTGAAAATATATCTATTGAAAAAGACTTAAATTTTGATGAACTGTTTGGAGAAGAATTTAAAAGACAATTCATTGATGATTATCAAATATTGAAAAAACATTACAAAACGGATAACTTATTATTTACTATTAAAGATATTGGCAATATAAAAAGTGTTTTATCTAACGATTGGTATAAACTATTCAAAAAGATAAACACGTTAGACACTTGGATTGACTTTGAACAAGAAACAGCTGATGTGTTAGAACAAATTTCATTAATTTTTGAATTATCCGAGCATTCACAACACAAATCTTCTTTTTCTCTTCGAGATACTGATGTATACGAAAGATTTGAAACCTTCAATTTCTGGACTTTCAATTCATATTATATTAGATTAAATTCAGATTTTTTTGATCATAGAAAAAACAGAATTAAAGAAAAAAAAATTCTTGAGTTAATGTTTAATTCTTTTTCCGAATTCACTTCTATTTTTAACAAATATCTTTCGATAATTGTTAGCAAATTTTATGAAAATTATTGTGGAGAAATTTATTTTCCTAAAGATAGTATAGATAAAATTTTCAGCTTCAACTATACTCCTAGTATGGAGCTACTCTATAAAAAGGAAGGTGTCATTTACATACATGGGAAAATAAGTTTAAAAGAAGATGATCAAAATATTATTCTTGGTGTGGATGAATTACCTGAAAAACTTAAAGAAAATAGAATGTTTGATTTCTTAAAGAACTATCAAAAAATTATAAAAAAATCTAATGTTGAAATAATTCACATTTCCAATTGCAATTATGATATAGAAAATATTTTTTTCTTCTTTGGCCATTCTTTAGACGCTTCTGACAGAGAATATATTCAATCTCTATTCGATTTTTTAGAAAAAGATCCTAATAATCGAAGTAGGATAATTATTTTTTATAAAGATTTAAAAGATCATAAGAGAAAGCTTGCTAATTTATTCAGCTATATGGAAAAAAATAAAATTGTACGTTTAGAAATGGAAAAGCGTATAGAATTCATTCAAATAAATAAAGAAAATTTAATGCTCTATTTTCTTATTACTCCTTGGGAAAAAGAATTTACTTTTTAA
- a CDS encoding aminopeptidase P family protein, whose translation MKYHPIDRDLFVKNRAKFTAQMKPNSVAVFNSNDIYPVSADSTLPFAQHRDIFYLSGVDQEESILLLFPDAPYEHLKQILFLKETNEHIAIWEGEKLTKDRAFEVSGIKSVIWLQDFHKTLKEIMAYADTIYINTNEHYRASIETETREARFVKWWKENYPAHKVEKSNPILQRLRSVKESEELDLIQKACDITEKGFRRVLNFTKPNVMEYEIEAEFAHEFLINRSKGFAYTPIIASGNNANVLHYIENNQQCKTGDLLLLDVGAEYANYSSDMTRTIPVSGKFNDRQKAVYNAVLRVKNEATKMLVPGNYWKQYHVEVGKIMTSELLGLGLIDKADVQNENPDWPAYKKYFMHGTSHHMGLDTHDYGLLHEPMQANMVFTVEPGIYIPAEGFGIRLEDDVVIQEKGEPFNLMRNIPIEVEEIESLMNS comes from the coding sequence ATGAAATACCATCCTATAGACCGCGATTTGTTTGTAAAAAACAGAGCCAAATTCACCGCACAAATGAAGCCAAACAGTGTAGCGGTTTTCAATTCCAATGATATTTATCCGGTTTCGGCCGACAGTACTTTGCCGTTTGCGCAGCACCGTGATATTTTTTACTTATCGGGTGTTGACCAGGAAGAGAGCATTTTATTGCTTTTTCCGGATGCGCCTTATGAGCATTTGAAACAAATTTTATTCTTAAAAGAAACCAACGAACACATTGCCATTTGGGAAGGCGAGAAGCTTACTAAAGACAGAGCATTCGAAGTATCAGGTATCAAATCGGTGATTTGGTTGCAGGATTTTCACAAAACGTTGAAAGAAATCATGGCTTATGCCGATACGATTTACATCAACACCAATGAGCATTACAGAGCTTCCATCGAAACCGAAACCCGTGAAGCGCGTTTTGTCAAATGGTGGAAAGAAAACTATCCGGCGCATAAAGTCGAAAAATCCAACCCAATTTTACAAAGATTGCGTTCGGTAAAAGAAAGCGAAGAATTGGATTTAATCCAAAAAGCCTGTGACATCACCGAAAAAGGATTTCGCAGAGTGCTGAACTTTACCAAACCCAACGTAATGGAATACGAAATCGAAGCCGAATTCGCCCACGAATTCCTAATCAACCGTTCCAAAGGGTTTGCTTACACTCCAATCATCGCTTCGGGAAACAATGCCAATGTGTTGCATTACATTGAAAACAACCAACAATGCAAAACCGGCGATTTATTGCTGTTGGATGTTGGTGCCGAATATGCCAACTATTCCAGCGATATGACCAGAACGATTCCGGTTTCGGGAAAATTTAATGACCGACAAAAAGCAGTTTACAATGCCGTGTTGCGCGTGAAAAACGAAGCGACAAAAATGTTGGTACCCGGAAATTACTGGAAACAATACCACGTTGAGGTGGGCAAAATCATGACCTCGGAATTGTTAGGCTTAGGCCTAATCGACAAAGCCGATGTCCAAAACGAAAACCCGGATTGGCCGGCGTATAAAAAATATTTCATGCACGGAACCTCACACCACATGGGATTAGACACGCATGATTACGGTTTATTGCACGAACCAATGCAAGCCAATATGGTCTTCACCGTTGAACCTGGAATCTACATTCCGGCAGAAGGTTTTGGCATCCGTTTAGAAGATGATGTGGTGATTCAGGAAAAAGGAGAACCATTCAACCTAATGAGAAACATCCCGATAGAAGTGGAGGAAATTGAGAGTTTGATGAATTCCTAA
- a CDS encoding Crp/Fnr family transcriptional regulator, translating to MKTSIDNTAFLEYLRHFINDSDKHLEQQLPEIANRFKVLTLKKNQLLVDENQGCPYFCYVESGILQHAILVEAEEKTTYLALRNSVTSSLNSFLNKIPSRKSIKALVDCQLWVIDLDSFKDLLANNEAFQQFYHNLIERQIMLIDDYRIDLLTLTPEERYKKLLATEPKLLQEVPLHYLASFLGISNRHMSRIRKNIG from the coding sequence ATGAAAACATCAATCGACAATACGGCTTTTTTAGAGTATCTGCGTCATTTTATTAATGATTCGGATAAGCATTTGGAACAACAACTTCCCGAAATAGCCAATCGTTTCAAGGTGTTGACTTTAAAAAAGAACCAACTTTTAGTAGATGAAAACCAAGGTTGTCCCTATTTCTGTTATGTCGAAAGCGGCATTTTGCAACACGCCATTTTAGTCGAGGCCGAAGAAAAAACCACCTATTTAGCCTTGCGCAATTCGGTTACCTCGTCTTTAAACAGTTTCCTCAATAAAATTCCGTCCCGGAAAAGTATTAAAGCACTAGTTGACTGCCAACTTTGGGTGATTGATTTGGATAGCTTCAAGGATTTGTTAGCCAATAACGAAGCGTTCCAACAGTTTTACCACAACTTAATCGAAAGACAAATCATGCTAATTGACGATTACCGCATTGATTTACTGACATTAACTCCCGAAGAACGCTATAAAAAACTATTGGCCACCGAACCCAAACTTTTACAAGAAGTGCCATTGCATTACTTGGCGTCTTTCCTCGGCATTTCCAATCGCCACATGAGCCGCATCCGAAAAAATATAGGGTGA
- a CDS encoding ChaN family lipoprotein produces the protein MKKVSLFLALLVCFGVSAQDKKAYQLFDKKGKKVTYGKLLKAAEKAQVVLFGEYHNNSVVHWLQLELTKDLAEKKPLVLGAEMLEADNQKQLDQYLKGEINQKQLDTTARLWPNYKTDYKPLVDFAKENKLPFIATNIPRRYASMVSKKGFEALETLTAEEKTWIAPLPIAYDENLPGYVNMMKMMGDHASPNMPKAQASKDATMAYFIQKHLKPDSIFIHYNGTYHSDHFEGINWYLKKSSPNLQIITIATIEQKDLEKIPAEEYNKADYILVIDEDVTKTH, from the coding sequence ATGAAAAAGGTTTCATTATTCCTCGCATTATTGGTTTGTTTTGGTGTTTCGGCTCAAGACAAAAAAGCTTACCAATTATTTGACAAAAAAGGCAAAAAAGTAACCTACGGCAAACTGCTCAAAGCGGCTGAAAAGGCGCAAGTGGTTTTGTTTGGCGAATACCATAACAATTCGGTAGTGCATTGGCTACAATTGGAACTCACGAAAGATTTGGCTGAGAAAAAGCCGTTGGTTCTTGGTGCCGAAATGCTAGAAGCGGATAATCAAAAACAGCTTGACCAATACCTGAAAGGCGAAATCAATCAGAAGCAATTGGACACGACAGCGCGCCTTTGGCCCAATTACAAAACCGATTACAAACCATTAGTTGATTTTGCTAAAGAAAATAAACTGCCTTTTATTGCCACCAATATTCCGAGAAGATATGCTTCTATGGTTTCCAAAAAAGGATTTGAGGCATTAGAAACTTTGACTGCAGAAGAAAAAACATGGATTGCTCCGTTACCCATTGCTTATGACGAAAATTTACCGGGTTATGTTAATATGATGAAGATGATGGGCGATCATGCGAGTCCGAATATGCCTAAAGCGCAAGCCAGTAAAGACGCGACGATGGCTTATTTTATTCAGAAGCATTTAAAACCGGATTCGATTTTTATTCACTACAACGGCACTTACCATTCCGACCACTTTGAAGGGATTAATTGGTATTTGAAAAAAAGCTCGCCTAATCTGCAAATAATTACCATTGCAACAATTGAGCAAAAAGATTTAGAAAAAATACCGGCAGAAGAATACAATAAAGCAGACTATATTCTCGTTATAGATGAAGATGTAACAAAAACGCATTAA
- a CDS encoding succinate dehydrogenase cytochrome b subunit, translating to MAKSALLKSSLAKKYWMALTGLFLCLFLAGHLAGNLQLIFSDASAFNKYALFMTSNPAVKILSYLTYLSILFHAVDGFLLTYQNVKARPIGYAKNNPSKNSSFSSRNMAVLGTLILVFIVTHMVNFWAVMHFDEKMPLQTITVDQMGQKMDYYITTDNGKFFPVDTTQLKQMGLEIRNRTEFYNKVANVKMGDGYKDLHKITVAFFKDPKTGLIATIAYVIAMFVLAFHLLHGFQSAFQSLGLNNPKYTPAIKGFGKAFAIIVPLLFAAIPVYIHFFLK from the coding sequence ATGGCAAAATCTGCACTTTTAAAGTCGTCCTTGGCAAAAAAATATTGGATGGCTCTTACAGGTTTATTTTTATGCTTGTTTTTAGCGGGTCACTTAGCAGGAAATCTTCAATTAATTTTTAGCGATGCATCAGCGTTCAATAAGTATGCGTTGTTCATGACCTCTAATCCGGCAGTAAAAATTCTTTCTTATCTCACTTACCTTTCCATTCTTTTTCACGCTGTTGATGGGTTTTTATTGACTTATCAAAACGTAAAAGCACGACCGATTGGTTATGCTAAAAACAATCCTTCTAAAAACAGTAGTTTTTCTTCGAGAAACATGGCGGTTTTGGGAACTTTGATTTTGGTGTTTATTGTAACGCACATGGTAAACTTTTGGGCAGTAATGCATTTTGACGAAAAAATGCCGTTGCAAACCATTACGGTAGATCAAATGGGTCAAAAAATGGATTACTACATCACTACCGATAACGGTAAGTTTTTCCCGGTTGACACAACCCAATTGAAACAAATGGGCTTAGAAATCAGAAACAGAACAGAGTTTTACAACAAAGTAGCTAATGTAAAAATGGGGGATGGTTATAAAGACTTGCACAAAATCACGGTAGCCTTTTTTAAAGACCCTAAAACCGGTTTGATTGCCACCATTGCCTATGTAATTGCTATGTTTGTCTTGGCTTTCCACTTACTTCACGGTTTCCAAAGTGCTTTCCAATCACTTGGTTTAAACAACCCTAAGTATACTCCGGCCATCAAAGGCTTCGGAAAAGCATTTGCCATTATAGTTCCGCTATTATTCGCTGCCATTCCGGTTTACATTCACTTTTTCCTAAAATAA
- a CDS encoding fumarate reductase/succinate dehydrogenase flavoprotein subunit: MKLDSKIPEGSISEKWTNHKNHLKLVAPNNRPKIDIIVVGTGLAGASAAASLGEMGYNVKAFCFQDSPRRAHSIAAQGGINAAKNYQNDGDSTYRLFYDTIKGGDYRAREANVHRLAEVSANIIDQCVAQGVPFARDYGGMLDNRSFGGTQVQRTFYAAGQTGQQLLLGAYSALSRQIGIGNVQMFNRHEMLDLVKVDGKARGIIARNLVTGELERHSAHAVIIASGGYGNVYFLSTNAMGSNVTASWKVHKRGALFANPCFVQIHPTCIPVHGVNQSKLTLMSESLRNSGRIWVPKKKEDAEAIRAGKLKPTQLKEEDRDYFLERRYPAFGNLVPRDVASRAAKERCDEGFGIEANDTNEGVYLDFSTEIQTKGRQAAYSQGNHNPSAEEVTKLGKKWLEEKYGNLFAMYEKITDENPYETPMKIYPAVHYTMGGVWVDYNLQSTIPGCFVAGEANFSDHGANRLGASALMQGLADGYFVLPYTVSNYLADEIRTGKISTESPEFAEAENSVKEAINKFLNNNGTKSVDHFHKRLGLIMWNKVGMARNEKGLKEAIEEIAALKEEFYKDVYVPGSSDELNPELEKALRVADFIDLGQLMAMDALQRKESCGGHFREEYQDAEGETLRDDENFAFVSAWEYMGYDISKENLHKEELKYEFIKIAARNYK; encoded by the coding sequence ATGAAGTTAGATTCTAAAATACCAGAAGGTTCTATTTCAGAGAAATGGACTAATCATAAAAATCATTTAAAACTAGTTGCTCCCAATAACCGTCCGAAAATCGATATCATCGTTGTCGGAACCGGTTTGGCCGGTGCTTCTGCTGCCGCTTCATTAGGAGAAATGGGATATAATGTAAAAGCATTTTGTTTCCAAGACTCTCCAAGAAGAGCACACTCTATTGCCGCTCAAGGTGGAATTAACGCCGCCAAAAATTACCAAAATGACGGCGACAGTACTTACCGATTATTTTACGACACCATCAAAGGTGGTGACTACAGAGCCCGTGAAGCCAACGTTCACCGTTTGGCTGAAGTTTCGGCTAATATCATTGACCAATGTGTGGCTCAAGGCGTTCCTTTTGCCCGCGATTACGGCGGAATGTTAGACAACCGTTCTTTTGGTGGAACCCAAGTGCAACGTACGTTTTATGCAGCCGGACAAACCGGACAACAATTGCTTTTAGGTGCCTATTCAGCTTTGTCAAGACAAATCGGAATTGGTAACGTGCAAATGTTCAACCGTCATGAAATGTTAGACTTGGTAAAAGTTGACGGAAAAGCACGTGGAATCATCGCCCGTAACTTGGTTACCGGAGAATTAGAAAGACATTCGGCTCATGCCGTAATTATAGCTTCAGGTGGTTATGGAAATGTTTATTTCTTGTCAACCAATGCCATGGGAAGTAACGTTACCGCCAGTTGGAAAGTACACAAAAGAGGCGCATTATTCGCCAATCCTTGTTTTGTGCAAATTCACCCAACTTGTATTCCGGTTCACGGAGTAAACCAATCGAAACTGACTTTGATGTCGGAATCGTTGCGTAACTCGGGTAGAATTTGGGTACCGAAGAAAAAAGAAGATGCCGAAGCGATTCGTGCCGGGAAATTAAAACCAACCCAACTGAAAGAAGAAGACAGAGATTATTTCTTAGAAAGAAGATATCCGGCTTTCGGAAACTTAGTCCCACGTGACGTTGCTTCGAGAGCGGCTAAAGAGCGTTGTGATGAAGGTTTCGGAATTGAAGCCAATGACACTAACGAAGGAGTTTATCTGGATTTCTCTACCGAAATTCAAACCAAAGGTCGCCAAGCGGCTTACTCTCAAGGAAACCATAATCCGTCAGCGGAAGAAGTGACCAAACTGGGTAAAAAATGGTTGGAAGAAAAATACGGGAACCTTTTTGCGATGTATGAAAAAATCACCGACGAAAATCCATACGAAACGCCAATGAAAATTTATCCGGCGGTTCACTACACTATGGGTGGTGTTTGGGTAGATTATAATTTACAATCCACCATTCCGGGTTGTTTCGTTGCCGGAGAAGCCAATTTCTCTGACCACGGAGCCAACAGATTAGGGGCTTCTGCCTTGATGCAAGGTTTGGCCGATGGTTATTTTGTATTGCCATACACGGTTTCTAACTATTTGGCTGACGAAATCAGAACCGGAAAAATTTCAACCGAGTCTCCTGAATTCGCTGAAGCGGAAAACAGTGTGAAAGAAGCTATCAATAAATTCTTAAACAATAACGGAACCAAATCAGTAGACCATTTCCACAAACGTTTAGGGTTGATTATGTGGAACAAAGTGGGTATGGCTCGTAACGAAAAAGGATTGAAAGAAGCCATCGAAGAAATCGCTGCGCTAAAAGAAGAATTCTACAAAGACGTTTACGTTCCGGGAAGTTCAGACGAATTAAATCCTGAGTTAGAGAAAGCACTTCGCGTAGCCGACTTTATTGATTTAGGACAATTAATGGCGATGGATGCGTTGCAACGTAAAGAATCTTGTGGTGGTCACTTCCGTGAAGAATACCAAGATGCCGAAGGAGAAACGCTTCGTGATGATGAAAACTTTGCTTTCGTAAGTGCTTGGGAATACATGGGCTACGACATCAGCAAAGAAAACCTTCACAAAGAAGAATTGAAATACGAGTTTATCAAAATAGCCGCTAGAAACTACAAATAA
- a CDS encoding succinate dehydrogenase/fumarate reductase iron-sulfur subunit yields the protein MSAAKNINITLKIWRQKNAKAKGQIETYKLDNVSTASSFLEMLDQLNEQLINEKKEPVAFDHDCREGICGMCSLYINGRAHGPDTGTTTCQLHMRKFNDGDTIYIEPWRSKAFPVVKDLVVDRSAFDRIQQAGGFVSVNTSGRTIDANATPVPKHDADRAFEAAACIGCGACVATCKNGSAMLFVGAKVSQYALLPQGKVEATQRVLNMVRQMDEEGFGNCTNTGACEVECPKGISLENIARMNREYLKASLK from the coding sequence ATGTCTGCAGCAAAAAACATCAATATAACCCTTAAAATTTGGCGTCAAAAAAACGCTAAAGCGAAAGGTCAAATAGAAACTTATAAATTAGATAACGTTTCTACTGCCAGTTCATTTTTGGAAATGTTAGACCAATTGAACGAGCAATTAATCAATGAGAAAAAAGAACCCGTAGCTTTCGACCATGATTGTCGCGAAGGTATTTGCGGAATGTGTTCTTTATACATCAACGGTCGCGCACACGGACCGGATACCGGAACTACGACTTGTCAGTTGCACATGCGTAAATTCAACGATGGCGACACCATTTACATTGAACCATGGAGAAGTAAAGCTTTCCCGGTGGTAAAAGATTTAGTGGTAGATCGTAGTGCCTTCGACAGAATCCAACAAGCCGGTGGTTTCGTTTCGGTAAATACTTCCGGAAGAACCATTGACGCTAACGCAACTCCGGTGCCAAAACACGACGCGGACAGAGCTTTTGAAGCGGCTGCTTGTATCGGTTGTGGCGCTTGTGTGGCTACTTGTAAAAACGGTTCGGCCATGTTGTTTGTAGGCGCCAAAGTGTCGCAATACGCATTGTTACCGCAAGGAAAAGTAGAAGCTACGCAACGCGTTCTAAACATGGTACGTCAAATGGACGAAGAAGGATTCGGAAACTGTACCAACACCGGTGCTTGTGAAGTAGAATGTCCAAAAGGCATTTCTTTGGAAAACATTGCTCGCATGAACCGCGAATACTTAAAAGCAAGTTTGAAGTAA
- a CDS encoding endonuclease/exonuclease/phosphatase family protein codes for MKTYLTGLLLLLVFANTISAQKLKLMTYNIRLDIASDGENAWPNRKDYWASQVTFYTPDILGIQEALPHQVTDIKTLLPDYHYVGIGRDGIGKGESSNIFYKKDRFKVLQENTFWLSETPDKISKGWDAALNRVCTYALFKDHKTKQTFWVFNTHLDHMGELARTNSILLILSKIRELNPKNYPVFLMGDFNSEPNEERIINLKKEMLDSKDITQEKPFGPSGTFNGFKHNEAVTKRIDYIFLSKDNPFKVVKYGILSDSKDLKYPSDHLPVYIELKI; via the coding sequence ATGAAAACCTATTTAACCGGCTTGCTTTTGCTGCTTGTTTTTGCCAACACAATTTCAGCACAAAAACTCAAGCTAATGACTTATAACATCCGATTAGATATCGCTTCCGACGGTGAAAATGCTTGGCCAAACCGCAAAGATTATTGGGCATCTCAAGTAACTTTTTACACTCCGGATATTTTAGGGATACAAGAAGCTTTACCACATCAAGTCACCGATATCAAAACCTTATTGCCGGATTACCATTATGTAGGCATCGGCAGAGATGGCATTGGCAAAGGCGAATCTTCCAATATTTTTTATAAAAAAGACCGATTCAAAGTCCTGCAGGAAAACACCTTTTGGCTTTCGGAAACTCCTGATAAAATCTCCAAAGGTTGGGACGCCGCGCTTAACCGCGTTTGTACTTATGCACTGTTCAAAGACCATAAAACCAAACAAACCTTTTGGGTTTTCAATACCCATTTAGACCATATGGGCGAATTGGCGAGAACCAATTCCATTCTTTTAATTCTGTCCAAAATCAGAGAACTAAATCCTAAAAACTATCCGGTGTTTTTGATGGGCGACTTCAATTCGGAACCTAATGAAGAGCGAATCATCAACTTGAAAAAAGAAATGCTCGATAGTAAAGATATCACCCAAGAAAAACCTTTTGGCCCAAGCGGTACATTTAATGGGTTCAAACACAACGAAGCCGTTACCAAACGCATCGATTATATCTTTTTATCCAAAGACAATCCGTTTAAAGTTGTCAAATACGGAATTTTGAGTGATTCGAAAGACCTAAAATATCCTTCAGATCATTTACCGGTTTATATTGAACTTAAAATTTAA